TCATTTAGGCACTCTATTTTTGCTTTCATTAGgtataaatttcttttttgaaaCTATTATTATACTTAATTGAACTATAGATTCTTGCGAGGAGATATTAGTTGTGCAAAGACGCCCATGTAGTGCAAAGAGATTATACACATTCTCATCTTCTTTACTGTCCCTTCATTCTATATTACTATTTTAAGTAGAGTGAATCTTACATAagatttcattattatatgtgATACTTTCTAATAGTAACAAAAAGAAATTGCTTGCTAAGTAGTTAAGTGAGATTGAAGCATAAGAGAAACAATACTTAGTTTGGTACAACTTGGCGAATGCGAATGAAACTACGAATAGCTTGGCCAACAATAttagggctgtaaacggttcggttagatagaaatttcgaaccgtttttcgggtttcggtttggttagttagaaattttgaaccgttaagttcggttacccgaaaatcggttacccgaaaaagtcggttaatttcggttttattttcggttaaccatttattaaaattatgctaatataaagtttaaattttaattacaatagtcaatttacattgcattaattaatttttttttatatataatagttatttaactaaattaatattttgttttataaataactatacattttatctaattgtgaattacttttttctaacgTTTCATTTATACAATGCAAGTTTCTATCTAAGAGTATcatgatttactacttaaaatgtcttttatatgatattactaatgtttttgataaatatcttaaacaaagttaacaacttttcttacaaagagtatatatatatatatatatatatatatataagaaaattacttataatattcaaaattaattatagattgtgaaagaaagttagtaaaattgttaatatcttagacaacaaatacaaaaatttagctaaagagatatgtaaatgatgtatttatggaatacatatatgtgtaaatatacatatatatgattatatgtaggtatatatcaaaattcggttcggttaaccgctggtaatgaatattgaaaaccgtaaccgaaccgttacacttcggtttttatgttttcggttttttcgggtttcggttttttccggtttcggttttttccggtttcggttttttcggtttcggatCACGCGGTTCGgaccggtttttcggttttccggttcatttcttacacccctaAACAATATTATGGTTCTGTAGCAGAGCTCTATATGTTGGATTAAAGCGTGATTCTACTTGCATTTTTTTTCCGCATAACTGAATTCGTATAGCTTGGACATTTTTGGAAGTCTTAATTTGTTGGTTATTTCCGACCAAGAGAAGCTAGTGTTGTTAACATGATATTAAGGATTAGGTCACACCAAAAGAACTTTTGAGTGAGACGTACTATGGAATTAGTAGACATTGCACCATACATACTGATACAATATGACCCCTCCAAACATTTTGATTATCTGATCCATCATGAAACATTTGGGATAACTTCTCGGGGTTAATATCAGTCGTAATTTTGGCTGGGATTATTGGGTTGTTTCACACTTTCACGAATCACGAGGCCATGTGGGGTAATGGTGTTTACATATTTTTTGTCATAGGTTAACCAGTGAGATTTATATAGGAAGAGTCGAAGAAAGATCTTTGCTTCAGGTTCAAAACATAGTATGCTACTTGAATTTTCTTTATGTTCATGCACATGCTACATTTGTAACCAACCGCCATAGCCTCACACATGCATGTTATGTCCAGTCATGGAACTAAGATGAGTAGCTTTGGTTCACTGGATTATTactatatttattgttatttaagATTTGTGTGTGATAGACATGAAAGGCTAGAAATGATTAGGGGGAACGAAGACATCAAacaagttaaatataaaaattagctAAAAGAACAAACCAGTCAAATAGGTTCAATGTCACCCAAAGTCTATTGTTAATGTATACAACTTTATAACTTGTTTAATTCATAGCCTTGGATTATTAGTGTTAGTGTGATAAAAATGTTCTTGTAATTATAGTTAACACGCTAGTtgcttataatttatattaaaaagatagCACAAGTGTTTGTCAGTCAACCAAATCTGACCTATCTCAGTTCGACCCCATACTAATACTGACTTGTTTTTATCCCCATCTCCCAATTCACGAATCTTGTCACTTCTAAAGATTCCGATAGCAAATCATTTTATAGTGTCTGTGCCAATCTTGCTTTCATCGATTGCTGGGGAAGTTTCATGTATTTGAATTGAACAAAGTGGCTTACGATTGCAATTTGTTGCTTAACATGCTAGAAATCTTATATTCCATTTATGTATGCAATTCAATCTCATTTGTTGTCCGTCACATGTAAATTTCTTTTCTTGGATAGTACAGGGGAACCACAATAATACACACATCTCACAAGTATGGTGTACCAAGATAAGTTGTTTAAATAGTCAAAATAATGGATCCTAAGGTGCCCAATTTAATGAATGTGATACACTTGTTAACaattcatatttttgttatgtgCCTTTACACTCTATGTCAATTTAAAGTGCTCAGAATCATATGGCAACTAAGGATATTGTTCTGCTGTAGGTAATTATTTTGTAACCAAGGCATATTAAGGATTTGCAAGAATTAAGGTTATGGAGCTGAATTCCATCAAAGATGCATTTGATCGTGTTACAAAGAAGCAAAAGATATCATCCTCTAAATCCCAGGAGGCCATCGAACAGATCAACCAAGAAATCAAGCATGCATTATCAGGATTACAATCAGCAACGAATGGTACTTCTGATCACAACTTGATCCTTAGTGAACTGAAAGCAAAGTTGAAGGAGATAGCTCCACTTGGTCAGATGGAAGGCACCCAAAAGGAACTAAATCTTGCTTTGACCAAGTACACAAAGCTTCTCGAGAAACAATTCAATTCTGATATATCAAAGTCTTATAGGAACGTTGACTTTGACTTCCACTTAGTCAACCAAATTATTGCCAGCCACTTCTACCGCGAAGGCCTGTTTGATATTGGGGATTGCTTTGCAAATGAATCCCATGAAGAAACCATCATTGACAGGAAAACTCACTTTTTAGAGATGTATCAAATACTTGAATCCATGAAGTCTCGAGACTTGGGTCCCGCTTTGAATTGGGCCACCACTAACCACGAGAAGCTCCAACAGAAGGGGTCCGACATTCAAATGAAACTCCACCGTTTGCAGTTCATGGAGATTCTTCAACATGGACACAGAGACGAAGCTCTCCAATATGCCAGAAAGTATTTCTCCCTTTTTGCTAACCAACATTTGCCTGAAATCCAGAAACTAATGGGATGTCTTTTATGGGCTGGAA
The Erigeron canadensis isolate Cc75 chromosome 2, C_canadensis_v1, whole genome shotgun sequence DNA segment above includes these coding regions:
- the LOC122589031 gene encoding protein RMD5 homolog, with the protein product MELNSIKDAFDRVTKKQKISSSKSQEAIEQINQEIKHALSGLQSATNGTSDHNLILSELKAKLKEIAPLGQMEGTQKELNLALTKYTKLLEKQFNSDISKSYRNVDFDFHLVNQIIASHFYREGLFDIGDCFANESHEETIIDRKTHFLEMYQILESMKSRDLGPALNWATTNHEKLQQKGSDIQMKLHRLQFMEILQHGHRDEALQYARKYFSLFANQHLPEIQKLMGCLLWAGKLESSPYPELLSPTHWAKLAHELAQQFCNLLGESYQSPLSVTVAAGAQGLPTLLKLMNVMIGKKHEWQSMKQLPVPVDLDKEFQFHSIFVCPVSRDQASEDNPPMLMSCGHVLCKQSITKLSKNNSTRPFKCPYCPTEVEVGQCRQLYF